The genomic interval tgtaaaaaaagagaTTGGTACAGGACGCTGTTCTCAAGGCAGTGTGTTTAGCAGGTTATACATTTGTTGTCTTCATGAAAATGTGCCATTGTTTACCTCGGTTGCAGAGTACGCAGTTGTTAGTAGATAGTTAAGACACAGCGTATGGATTTGTGGTGCAACCTGATTTAGTAAATGAAACTAGCTAGTGTTAACTAAGGACTTAGTAAACACTTCACAGACAAACTTAAGAATGAACCGGTGCAGCACAGTCAAGGATCCTAGTGGAAATCTTCTCCACCAGGTCTCAGTCGATGGTGAAGCCATCAAAAAATGAATCAAAAGTATACTACAAACATTccagtaaacaaacaacaacacattcaCCAGcctcacctacacacacacacacaaactttaaaTAAGTGAGCACAGTTCAAATCCAGCAGAGGCCATGTTCTCTGGTTTATGAATTGGTTGATGACGTGGTGAAGGGAATACAAAGTCGGTGGATTCAAGGTCTTCTCTTTATCTGTACGACCTTGAAGATAGTAATTGAATGTCCTGGAACACAAAGGACAAGTAGGACACAACTCGAGGCTGCATTATTCACTAGAAGAGATACACATAAAAGTTTGACGTATAAGAGACTCTCCACCACCCTGTTTGGATATGTACTGCATCACATTTCCAAGAACTATAAAAGCTACCCTCCCTAATACCAGCTTTAATTTGATGGTATTCTGCCCCATCTCCACAAGGGAATACAGTTCTTGATCTTTGGccaaataccacaaagatcaaacactACAGAActattctccccctgtctattACAGCCCTTTTCAGGACAGCAGGTTTCAGCATgggttcctttaaatgataacgagccgttCGCAGTTCCCCCCacaccctgagcgcacagcaggtaggagcaaggagcagaagcccaggtttttagctgtttttgctcattcttttttgtttttgttcagtgctcttatttctctgagctcgttgtgtctgttttgctgcgtgtACCCTTATCTTTGCTCTCTCACGTAAACACAGGttcagcactgtgattggcAAGAGTTAGACGAGTAGGTGGGGCAATCCTAAAGTCTcggcacttgatgtcagaagtcGAATCACAACGGCTCATTTTCACCAATTTCCTCTCTTAGCTCACAGACAATCGAGcaggtggtcttgtttcacagtctgtgggttggtgggctcaagataaacacattaatatgcacatgcactgaacactGAACATAACTGGATGTTAGCTGTAGGCTGCTCAGTTGTTCCTAAGTTTAAAAAAGGTTGGTTTAAAAAAGAAGGATTGAAGTGGGagcacaataaatgaatgaaattgttTGGTTTCTGCACTCTGAGAAATACAGCATGTCAAAAGAATGAGAAGGTTACAGTATTATTGATTAAGTTATGTTTTTACAAAAATGAATAGCTTTGTATGGCCAGTTATGAACTCTCAGTCCTCCAGGTCACACACTACTTTACTTGCCATGTCCTTGAAATTTCAACACTAGCTAGAAAATAGTCTATGAATTTAAATTTGGACATTTTGTTTGGTTGTAAAAGGCCAGCGGGTCCAAGTTGTGGCCAAAAACTGGATCTACAGGCATAGGTTCCCCACCTGAATCGTAATCCTAGttgattcagagtaggctccATACACTTTGCATCCCTAATCAGCAGAATATGAATCgttgaatgaatataaaatatgtgtAACACTGTGAAGACACAGAGGCTCCAATGCATTTGCTTATGTGGCACAATAATAATACCTCTTAGGAGCTTTCTGAGAGGGGAAGTCTGTTTGCTGGAAGCTTTGGGAATTCTTGCATTTTGACGCAGTAAAAGAAAAGTTCAGTCCTTGCAGTTCAATGCATTTTGGCCTTACTGAATGCCCCGAGTGCTGAACAACACTTTCTCTGCACTGAAGACCTTGTATGTTTTGTCCTTCTGTTTTGACAGCTCTGACCAAGGCTGTAAATCAATATTTTTATTAGATTAGGCACAGTTTTACACAAAAGAAACTTTGgctgttttttgtttactgtttcCTTACTCCTGAATGAAGCACCCCTTTTTGAGCCTGCATACACAGTTTAgtcaacacccccccccccccacacacacacacacacaaacacacacacacaaacacatccctTGGTCCTGCTGTTTAACTGCATACACTCAAAGTCTCTGTTATTTACCCAGTGAAGGTCTGTGAACAGATCAGAGATTTCAGTTAAGATTAAACATCCAAACACTGCTTTTCTAAATGTCTGGAATCTGCAGTTAAATATTCAGGTTACATTTAGAGGGTTAGGAGTTAAGTTTTAAGGCTGCTGTTTCACTCACGGTTGCCAGATATTCCAGTCTCTTTGATAAATactgggaatggtcttttattaaaatctgtacatttttttatgaTACCAGGTTGGGTTTGTGGGTATTAATTCACATTACATTTCATTACAATTTACACATTAATTGGGAtggaattatataattaataaagtaTGTACTAATTTAGTTTAAATTTAGTTGCAGGACAAAATAAATTCTTcaatcagtccttcacaggatgacacacactcacaaactcacacctatggacacttttgagttgtcaagccacctaccaacctgtgtttttggatcgtgggaggaaaccagagcacccgggggaaacctacgcagacacagggagaacacaccacactcctcagagccagtcacccggaggaaacccatgcagacacagggtgaacacatcacactcctcaaagacagtcagctggaggaaacccacacagacacagggagaacacaccacactcctcacagacagtcacctggaggaaacccatgcagacacagggagaacacaccacactcctcaaagacagtcacttggaggaaacccacgcagacacagggagaacacaccacactcctcacagacagtcacctggaggaaacccatgcagacacagggagaacacactacactcctcaaagacagtcacttggaggaaacccacgcagacacagggagaacacaccacactcctcagagccagtcacccggaggaaacccatgcagacacagggtgaacacatcacactcctcaaagacagtcagctggaggaaacccacacagacacagggagaacacaccacactcctcacagacagtcacctggaggaaacccatgcagacacagggagaacacaccacactcctcagagccagtcacccggaggaaacccatgcagacacagggtgaacacatcacactcctcaaagacagtcagctggaggaaacccacacagacacagggagaacacaccacactcctcacagacagtcacctggaggaaacccatgcagacacagggagaacacaccacactcctcaaagacagtcacttggaggaaacccacgcagacacagggagaacacaccacactcctcagagccattcacccggaggaaacccatgcagacacagggtgaacacatcacactcctcaaagacagtcagctggaggaaacccacgcagacacagggtgaacacatcacactcctcaaagacagtcagctggaggaaacccacccagacacagggagaacacaccacagtcctcaaagacagtcacttggaggaaacccacgcagacacagggagaacacatcccTTGGTCCTGCTGTTTAACTGCATACACTCAAAGTCTCTGTTATTTACCCAGTGAAGGTCTGTGAACAGATCAGAGATTTCAGTTAAGATTAAACATCCAAACACTGCTTTTCTAAATGTCTGGAATCTGCAGTTAAATATTCAGGTTACATTTAGAGGGTTAGGAGTTAAGTTTTAAGGCTGCTGTTTCACTCACGGTTGCCAGATATTCCAGTCTCTTTGATAAATATTGGGAATGGTCTTTTATTAAAATCTGTACATTTTTCTATGATACCAGGTTGGGTTTGTGGGTATTAATTCACATTACATTTCATTACAATTTACACATTAATTGGGAtggaattatataattaataaagtaTGTACTAATTTAGTTTAAATTTAGTTGCAGGACAAAATAAATTCTTcaatcagtccttcacaggatgacacacactcacacctatggacacttttgagttgctaatccacctaccaacctgtgtttttggaccgtgggaggaaaccagagcacccggaggaaacctacgcagacacagggagaacacaccacactcctcacagacagtcacccggaggaaacccacgcggacacagggagaacacaccacactcctcacagacagtcacccggaggaaacccacgcagacacaaggagaacacaccacactcctcacagacagtcacgctgaggaaacccacgcagacacaggaagaacacaccacactcctcacagacagtcacccggaggaaacccacgcagacacagggagaacacaccacactcctcaaagacagtcacttggaggaaacccacgcagacacagggggaacacaccacactcctcagaaccaatcacccggaggaaacccacgcagacacagggtgaacacatcacactcctcaaagacagtcagctggaggaaacccacacagacacagggagaacacaccacactcctcacagacagtcacctggaggaaacccacgcagacacagggagaacacaccacactcctcaaagacagtcacttggaggaaacccatgcagacacagggagaacacaccacactcctcagagccagtcacccggaggaaacccacgcagacacagggtgaacacatcacactcctcaaagacagtcagctggaggaaacccacacagacacagggagaacacaccacactcctcaaagacagtcacttggatgaaacccacgcagacacagggagaacacatcccTTGGTCCTGCTGTTTAACTGCATACACTCAAAGTCTCTGTTATTTACCCAGTGAAGGTCTGTGAACAGATCAGAGATTTCAGTTAAGATTAAACATCCAAACACTGCTTTTCTAAATGTCTGGAATCTGCAGTTAAATATTCAGGTTACATTTAGAGGGTTAGGAGTTAAGTTTTAAGGCTGCTGTTTCACTCACGGTTGCCGGATATTCCAGTCTCTTTGATAAATactgggaatggtcttttatTAAAATCTGTACATTTTTCTATGATACCAGGTGGGTTTGTGGGTATTAATTCACATTACATTTCATTACAATTTACACATTAATTGGGAtggaattatataattaataaagtaTGTACTAATTTAGTTTAAATTTAGTTGCAGTACAAAATAAAATTCTTCAATCAGTCCTTcccaggatgacacacactcacaaactcacacctatggaccttttgagttgccaatccacctaccaacctgtgtttttggaccgtgggaggaaaccagagcacccggaggaaacctacgcagacacagggagaacacaccacactcctcacagacagtcacccggaggaaacccacacagacacagggagaacacaacacactcctcacagacagtcacccgaaggaaacccacgcagacacagggagaacacgccacactcctcacagacagtcacccagaggaaacccacacagacacagggagaacacaccacaatcctcacagacagtcacccggaggaaacccacacagacacagggagaacacaccacactccccaaagacagtaacctggaggaaacccacgcagacacagggagaacacaccacactcctcacagactgtaacatgcttagttttgtgttctgttgtattatttcttgtttgttctccCCTCGTCATAAGACTGTTTCCCccgtcttgtgtctgcttcctgcttgttctcaggtcatgtgataccctccCTTGTGTATCTAGTGTCACGTGTCTTAGtgtccaggtgtcccttgttggtgtggtctttataTAGTCCTGTACAGTGTTTCTTGTTGTGAGTCATCTGATGTATCAatgttgtatgtatgtatgttgtTTGTATGCATGCTTTCTCTGCTTCATGTCTCTCTTGTCACTTTATATCTAGTTCTATGTTTAAAGCCTTGTCTAGCCTTGCTCTTTGTTTAgccttgctctgtgtttagccttgctctgtgtttagccttgctctgtgtttagccttgctttagctttgtttagcttCTTGTATAgggtttagctttgtttagcttCTTGTTTAgggtttagctttgtttagctttttgtttagtgtttagctttgtttagcttcttgtttagtgtttagctttgtttagcttcttgtttagtgtttagctttgtttagcctcttgtttagtgtttagctttgtttagtttccttgtttagtgtttagtctgtgtttagtccttgtgtttagtgtcctagCCCTTGTGCTTAGCCTCTCTGTCTAGttctgttattgttattaaaagtcTCCTGCACTTACATTCATTCCtgttaatatctctgtaactCTGACACCCTGCATTGTTACAGAATGACCCACCCACTCAAGGAGGTAGTGGGAGATTTGGGATTCTCTGTAGAACTCACTACTGCAGGGGGTCAGTGCAGTGCTCAAAAAAAGAGCCAAAAGAAAAAAGTCCGCTCTTGCTTCAAGTCCTGCTTCTGCTTCGAGTCCTGCTCCTGCTTTGAGTCCCCAGGTTCCTGAGTCTTCACAGGCTTTAAGTTCAGGCCCCAGGGACGTAACACTGGTGTGCCGGTATGCTCATGTTCTGCAAGCCAAGGTGACTGAACTTGCAGTTTTGGTCCGGCTATCCTTGCCAGTGTTAAAGTCTTGTGAAGATCGGGACCTTATGGACTTAATTTTTAAATTGACGGCATTTATGAATTTGTTTGGGGGGGAGCATGTTGAGTGGACCTTGGAGTCCAAAGGGTCTGTGGATCAAAAGCTCACAGGGGCTGCTCCAGAGGGTCCAGAGCCCCCGGCTGCTCCAGAGGGTCCAGAGCCCCCGGCTGCTCCAGAGGGTCCAGAGCCCCCGGCTGCTCCAGAGGGTCCAGAGCCCCCGGCTGCTCCAGAGGGTCCAGAGCCCCCGGCTGCTCCAGAGGGTCCAGAGCCCCCGGCTGCTCCAGAGGGTCCAGAGCCCCCGGCTGCTCCAGAGGGTCCAGAGCCCCCGGCTGCTCCAGAGGGTCCAGAGCCCCCGGCTGCTcctgaggatccagagcccccGGCTGCTcctgaggatccagagcccccGGCTGCTCCTGAGGAAGTGAGGGTGGCGATCAAGGCCGCTCCGGATCCAGTGAAAGCGGCGATCAAGGCCGCTCCGGATCCAGTGAGGGCGGCGATCCAGGCAGCTCCTGTTCCCGCAAAGGCGACTTCCGCTGCTCCGGATCCAGTAAAGCCAGCATCTCTTGTTCTTGCTCTTGTTCCTGCGATGGCAGCAATTGCCGCTCCTGTTCCCGCGAAGACAGCACCTTCCACTTCTGTTCACGTCCCTCGATCGGGCTCCAAGGTTCCTAGAACTTTGCCCAGGCTGGCCTCTCAGACATTGCCACAGCTttatgccagtcctgggcactcctctatgtttgtttttgttcatttgtctGCTCGGTGAGGCATGCTTTAGGAGGGGGGTTATGTAACgtgcttagttttgtgttctgttttgtattgtttcttgtttgtgctcccctcGTCATAAGACTGtttccccctgtcttgtgtctgcttcctgcttgttcttAGGTACCCTTACTTTGTGTATCTAGTGTCACGTGTCTTAGtgtccaggtgtcccttgttggtgtggtctttataTAGTCCTGTACAGTGTTTCTTGTTGTGGGTCATTGAATGTATCAATGTTGTATGTATGTTGTTTGTATGCATGCTTTCTCTGCTTCATGTCTCTCTCTTGTCACGTTATATATTTAGTTCTATTTTTTAAttgggtgaccagatctgagatgctctagaaaaacaaaatccctgacatttgtgaaattctgcccggacatttttttaagtctaaaaaagaggacatgtccgggtaaaagaggacgcctGTTTAAAGCCTTGTCTAgccttgctctgtgtttagcctAACTCTGTGTTTAACCCCTTTGTTCAGtatagccttgtttagtgtttagccgccttgtttagtgtttagtctgtgtttagcccttgcGTTTAGTgtcctagcccttgtgtttagcctctctGTCTAgttctgttgttgttattaaaagTCTCCTGCACTTACGTTCATTCCTGTTAATATCTCTGTCACCCTGACACCCTGCATTGttacacagacagtcacctggagcgggactcgaacccacaacctccaggtccctggagctgtgtgactatgacactacctgctgcaccactatgctggcccaaaataataaataaataaaatagaatcaCACAATCAAAAGATATATAGGAACAAATAAGATTCACAAGAAACTAACAATAGAAAGTGTATTTAAATGTCAATGTACCCTACAGATTGGATAGGGCCATGTTTACTTCAGTAGGCTGTAGTAAATCAGGTTTATTTgccactcagagagagagagagaaacctccTCTGCTGGACCCTTGCAGTGCACAAGTGAACATTTTGTGTTCAGTGGTGGTCTTTCTTGTTAACACTCAAGGACACTGCTGCTGAAAATGTCGTACTGGCACTGACGGACCCCGGCTTCTTTTGATTTCATTTCCACCATTGCGTTTTTCAATTGACGTTTCTACATTGATGTGGATTCTCATCCTCCGTGACCCGATACTGAGATATTCAGCCTGGATGAAAATATTCGAGAGGGACCCCTGGAGtgggtgttttttcttttcaaatgtttttttttttttcagagatttTGTGGAATGCATTGTGGGTGAAATAAATATCTTGGCCTTGATGAAATGGTGGGGTGGAGGGGTGGTCAACAGCAAGGTTCTGCAATCAATTTTGGGTTGAAAAACCACACATAAAATGACTTCAAAAGCATGCACGGATTTTTTGTGCATTACTTTTTTACGTCAgcgtggcaaaaaaaaaaaaaaaactgatgatCTATGGCAAGAAATCACTCCTTCTCCAAACCCTCGTGCTTAAAGTGGACATAGAGACTTGAGTGAGTCATGTTAAGTTTGAATGGGGGGCAGTGCTTATAAGTCACTCTTCCTTCATCTTCACAGTTGGAGGTCACCTGCATTCACACGCTGTCACTTCCCACTTCCATTTCACTGAGCCctgagaaaacacttcaaaactACTGGATATTTTTTAACTCCACATCATTTTTGTACTTGGAGAGAAATCTGAGCAGGAAGCCAGTGTCTGTGCGCCATGACGTCCACCTTCCCTCTGTTCTTCTGCCTGCTTTTAGTGTCGTATGGCTCTTGTGCAGTCATCACAGGGGTGAGTATGCTGGAATGCACCAGGGGTCAGTGGTCAGGCTTGACCTATGAGAATAAACTGGATTATTTACATTGATTTATTAGCGTTGTTTAAAAACATGAGCTTTGCAGacatacatttaatataatacattggaattttatatatatatatatatatataccatgtAACACCATTACAGATGTATAGAACAGTACAATAACAGACAGTTAAAATTTTAAGAGGTTTTAGATGTGTTTTTACTGAGTCATTCTTTAAAACAATTCAGCTTTACTGTGTCATTAGGTTCATCGCTCACTTATGTGCTCTTGGGTGTTTTGCCAGAccataaaactttgtatctcaGAAATGGTAAATTTAGGAGaggaataaattatattttattgtataataattaataatttaatatatatttaatattttgcttatttacattaaatggAAAAATGTATTCCACTTTAATTTGGACAATTTGTGTTTCAATTTATTTTCCCAGAAGTAAAAAACTAAGCACTTGCACTTTGTCACAAAACAGTAATATAAGACATACAAGGGTTTGTGTGTTCTGCACCTTAAAGTAATTATTGTCATATGCAGATGCACTTAAATATGAtctacattttattatattctgTACTCATTGATATGTCTTCTGTTAGTCTCATATTTAAAGTGGTGACACAGTAAATAAGACACTAATTTCCCTTTGGGGATTAATAATGTTTTCTGTAGTAAATCTATATTCTTGATTAAAGTTTTGGTTCTGATTAAGGGAAa from Hoplias malabaricus isolate fHopMal1 chromosome 3, fHopMal1.hap1, whole genome shotgun sequence carries:
- the LOC136691458 gene encoding uncharacterized protein, coding for MNLFGGEHVEWTLESKGSVDQKLTGAAPEGPEPPAAPEGPEPPAAPEGPEPPAAPEGPEPPAAPEGPEPPAAPEGPEPPAAPEGPEPPAAPEGPEPPAAPEGPEPPAAPEDPEPPAAPEDPEPPAAPEEVRVAIKAAPDPVKAAIKAAPDPVRAAIQAAPVPAKATSAAPDPVKPASLVLALVPAMAAIAAPVPAKTAPSTSVHVPRSGSKVPRTLPRLASQTLPQLYASPGHSSMFVFVHLSAR